In Promicromonospora sp. Populi, one genomic interval encodes:
- a CDS encoding alkaline phosphatase, with protein sequence MNPGPEINRRTLLGATGLAAAALLLPAPASAAPAPASRAFAAPAFARAGRPVLTHGVQLGDPRPDGAVVWTRADRPSRMFVELSRDPDFRRTTRIRGPLLTPETDGTGEVRLAGLPAGQEVHYRVVAQDLDGRAESQSLAGQFRTVPAGRRDVRFVWSGDVVGQGWGINPDIGGLTIYDAMAARNPDFFLHSGDTVYADGPLQETVTLADGRVWRNVVTPEKSKVAETLAEYRGQFAYNLLDENVRRFAAKVPQLVQWDDHEVTNNWYPGEILDDARYTEQRVDVLAARGFQAFHEWQPVRKQDAVDGRVYRKVSHGPLLDIFVIDMRSYRDPNSTGTTPERILGARQARWLVDSLARSRATWKVIASDMPIGIVVPDGDKIEGVANGLPGVPNGREAELAWVLQEISRRRVCNTVWLTADVHYSAAIHYSPERAAFDGFDPFWEFVSGPLHAGAFGPNSLDPTFGPRQVFVSSPPRANTSPLEGFQHFGEVNVDGVSGQLRVDLRDQAGRSLWATTLDPRRS encoded by the coding sequence ATGAACCCTGGTCCTGAGATCAACCGGCGCACCCTGCTCGGTGCGACCGGGCTGGCCGCCGCCGCGCTGCTGCTGCCCGCACCGGCCTCTGCTGCGCCGGCCCCCGCCTCGCGTGCCTTCGCCGCTCCTGCCTTTGCCCGGGCCGGCCGCCCCGTGCTGACTCACGGTGTGCAGCTCGGTGACCCGCGTCCGGACGGGGCTGTCGTGTGGACCCGGGCCGACCGGCCGTCGCGCATGTTCGTCGAGCTCTCCCGGGATCCCGACTTCCGTCGCACGACGCGGATCCGAGGCCCTTTGCTGACCCCGGAGACCGACGGCACCGGTGAGGTGCGCCTGGCCGGCCTGCCGGCGGGGCAGGAGGTGCACTACCGCGTCGTCGCGCAGGACCTGGACGGCCGAGCCGAGAGCCAGTCGCTGGCCGGGCAGTTCCGTACCGTGCCGGCCGGCCGCCGGGACGTGCGGTTCGTGTGGTCGGGTGACGTGGTGGGCCAGGGCTGGGGCATCAACCCCGACATCGGCGGGCTGACGATCTACGACGCGATGGCCGCCCGCAACCCGGACTTCTTTCTGCACAGCGGGGACACTGTGTACGCCGACGGGCCGCTCCAGGAGACCGTGACGCTGGCCGATGGCCGGGTGTGGCGCAACGTCGTCACGCCGGAGAAGTCCAAGGTGGCCGAGACGCTGGCCGAGTACCGCGGGCAGTTCGCCTACAACCTGCTCGACGAGAACGTCCGCCGCTTCGCCGCGAAGGTCCCGCAGCTTGTGCAGTGGGACGACCACGAGGTCACGAACAACTGGTACCCGGGCGAGATCCTGGACGACGCCCGCTACACCGAGCAGCGCGTGGACGTGCTCGCCGCGCGGGGGTTCCAGGCGTTCCACGAGTGGCAGCCGGTGCGCAAGCAGGACGCCGTCGACGGCCGGGTGTACCGCAAGGTGTCCCACGGCCCGTTGCTCGACATCTTCGTGATCGACATGCGCAGCTACCGCGACCCGAACTCGACCGGCACCACACCGGAGCGGATCCTCGGCGCCCGGCAGGCACGCTGGCTGGTGGACTCCCTCGCCCGGTCGCGCGCGACCTGGAAGGTCATCGCCTCGGACATGCCGATCGGCATAGTCGTGCCCGACGGCGACAAGATCGAGGGCGTCGCCAACGGTCTGCCCGGCGTACCCAACGGTCGCGAGGCGGAGCTGGCGTGGGTGCTGCAGGAGATCAGCCGGCGGCGGGTGTGCAACACCGTGTGGCTCACCGCCGACGTGCACTACTCCGCGGCGATCCACTACTCGCCCGAGCGGGCCGCGTTCGACGGGTTCGACCCCTTCTGGGAGTTCGTCTCCGGACCGCTGCATGCCGGCGCGTTCGGCCCGAACTCCCTCGACCCGACGTTCGGGCCGCGGCAGGTGTTCGTCAGCTCTCCGCCACGCGCCAACACCTCGCCGCTGGAGGGCTTCCAGCACTTCGGTGAGGTGAACGTCGACGGCGTCTCCGGGCAGCTGCGCGTCGACCTGCGCGACCAGGCCGGGCGCTCCCTGTGGGCGACCACTCTCGACCCCAGGCGTTCCTGA
- a CDS encoding metal ABC transporter substrate-binding protein, translating to MPSARRAPALLRLALPCLLIAGALSGCAISVQGSGSGADDDRPVVLTTFTVLADVAQNVAGEHLRVESITKVGAEIHGYEPTPGDIARASEADLILDNGLNLELWFGQFVESVDVPHVVVSDGIDVLDITEDAYAGKPNPHAWMSPVNVSIYVDNMVDAFSELDPAHADDYAANGAAYQTQLQEVQDELETGLSTLPENERALVSCEGAFSYLARDAGLTEQYIWPVNAEQQATPQQITSAINFVEDNGVPAVFCESTVSDQAMQQVVEATGAAFGGTLYVDSLSEADGPVPTYLDLIRYDATTIINGLTGGAS from the coding sequence ATGCCCTCCGCTCGCCGTGCACCCGCTCTCCTCCGCCTCGCGCTCCCGTGCCTGCTGATCGCGGGAGCTCTGTCCGGCTGCGCGATCTCGGTCCAAGGATCGGGCTCGGGGGCCGACGACGACCGGCCGGTGGTGCTCACGACGTTCACCGTGCTCGCGGACGTCGCGCAGAACGTGGCCGGCGAGCACCTCCGCGTGGAGTCGATCACCAAGGTGGGCGCGGAGATCCACGGCTACGAGCCGACGCCGGGCGACATCGCGCGGGCGTCGGAGGCCGACCTGATCCTCGACAACGGGCTGAACCTGGAGCTGTGGTTCGGGCAGTTCGTCGAGTCCGTGGACGTGCCGCACGTGGTCGTCTCCGACGGCATCGACGTGCTGGACATCACCGAGGACGCCTACGCCGGCAAACCGAACCCGCACGCGTGGATGAGCCCCGTGAACGTCTCGATCTACGTGGACAACATGGTCGACGCGTTCAGCGAGCTCGACCCGGCGCACGCCGACGACTACGCGGCCAACGGCGCGGCGTACCAGACGCAGCTGCAGGAGGTGCAGGACGAGCTGGAGACCGGGCTGTCGACCCTGCCCGAGAACGAGCGAGCGCTGGTGAGCTGCGAGGGCGCGTTCTCCTACCTCGCCCGCGACGCCGGGCTGACCGAGCAGTACATCTGGCCCGTGAACGCCGAGCAGCAGGCCACGCCGCAGCAGATCACCTCGGCCATCAACTTTGTCGAGGACAACGGCGTCCCGGCCGTGTTCTGCGAGTCGACGGTATCGGACCAGGCGATGCAGCAGGTGGTCGAGGCGACCGGCGCGGCCTTCGGCGGCACCCTCTACGTCGACTCCCTCTCCGAGGCCGACGGGCCGGTGCCGACCTACCTCGACCTGATCCGCTACGACGCGACGACGATCATCAACGGCCTCACCGGGGGTGCCTCATGA
- a CDS encoding metal ABC transporter ATP-binding protein, whose amino-acid sequence MRTTAIQVDDVVVRYGEVLALDGVTLNIAPGRVTGLIGMNGSGKSTLFKSIMGLVRPDRGRVLIDGADPAAARKQGQIGYVPQSEDVDWSFPVSVRDVVMMGRYGRQGLTRRAKPADHAAVAEALDRVELTAYADRQIGQLSGGQRKRTFVARGIAQDARVLLLDEPFAGVDKRSEATIVRLLKELADDGRTILVSTHDLHALPRLADEAVLLLQRVLFHGEVSEALRPANLARAFGLDGVDVLDSGDGSGGAA is encoded by the coding sequence ATCAGGACCACAGCGATCCAGGTGGACGACGTCGTGGTCCGCTACGGCGAGGTCCTGGCCCTGGACGGCGTGACCCTGAACATCGCGCCGGGGCGGGTGACCGGGCTGATCGGGATGAACGGATCGGGCAAGTCGACCCTCTTCAAGTCGATCATGGGTCTGGTCCGCCCCGACCGCGGGCGCGTGCTGATCGACGGCGCCGACCCCGCGGCCGCGCGCAAGCAGGGCCAGATCGGGTACGTGCCGCAGAGCGAGGACGTCGACTGGTCGTTCCCCGTCTCCGTCCGCGACGTCGTGATGATGGGCCGCTACGGGCGCCAGGGCCTCACCCGGCGAGCCAAGCCGGCCGACCACGCCGCCGTCGCCGAGGCTCTGGACCGGGTAGAGCTCACCGCCTACGCCGACCGGCAGATCGGGCAGCTCTCCGGCGGGCAGCGCAAGCGGACGTTCGTCGCCCGCGGCATCGCCCAGGACGCCCGGGTCCTGCTGCTGGACGAGCCGTTCGCCGGGGTCGACAAGCGCTCCGAGGCCACCATCGTCCGGCTGCTGAAGGAGCTCGCCGACGACGGCCGGACCATCCTGGTCTCCACCCACGACCTGCACGCCCTCCCCCGGCTCGCGGACGAGGCGGTGCTGCTGCTGCAGCGCGTCCTGTTCCACGGCGAGGTGTCCGAGGCGCTTCGGCCGGCGAACCTCGCCCGCGCCTTCGGTCTCGACGGCGTCGACGTGCTCGACTCCGGCGATGGATCTGGAGGTGCGGCATGA
- a CDS encoding metal ABC transporter permease: protein MSPLDLLLEPLQYDFMVRALVTTVIAAVVCALLSCWLVLVGWSLMGDAVSHAVLPGVVIAYVLGAPFALGALVFGFLAVALIGAVRGTSRVKEDAAIGIVFTTLFALGLVLISVTPSQTDLNHIIFGNVLGVSAADLVQISVLAAVAFVVLVVKRRDLTLYAFDPVHAHAIGLSPRFLGALLLGLLALTAVVALQVVGVILVVAMLIIPGATAYLLTDRFGRMLVIAPVLSAACSAIGIYLSYWLDAASGGLVVVVQGAAFTLVYLFAPRHGLLGKYLTTRRQTVPVG from the coding sequence ATGAGCCCCCTCGACCTGCTCCTGGAGCCGCTGCAGTACGACTTCATGGTCCGCGCGCTGGTCACCACGGTGATCGCCGCCGTCGTCTGCGCGCTGCTGTCGTGCTGGCTCGTCCTGGTGGGCTGGTCGCTGATGGGCGACGCCGTCTCCCACGCCGTCCTGCCCGGGGTGGTGATCGCGTACGTGCTCGGTGCCCCGTTCGCGCTGGGCGCCCTCGTCTTCGGGTTCCTCGCCGTCGCCCTGATCGGCGCCGTGCGCGGCACGAGCCGAGTCAAGGAGGACGCGGCGATCGGGATCGTGTTCACCACCCTGTTCGCGCTCGGCCTGGTCCTGATCTCCGTGACGCCGAGCCAGACAGACCTGAACCACATCATCTTCGGCAACGTCCTGGGCGTCTCCGCCGCCGACCTCGTCCAGATCTCCGTGCTCGCCGCCGTCGCGTTCGTGGTCCTGGTCGTCAAGCGCCGCGACCTGACCCTGTACGCGTTCGACCCCGTGCACGCGCACGCCATCGGGCTCTCGCCACGGTTCCTCGGGGCGCTGCTGCTCGGGCTGCTCGCCCTGACCGCCGTCGTCGCCCTCCAGGTCGTCGGCGTGATCCTGGTCGTGGCGATGCTGATCATCCCGGGCGCCACCGCCTACCTGCTCACCGACCGGTTCGGGCGCATGCTCGTGATCGCCCCGGTGCTGTCGGCGGCCTGCTCGGCGATCGGGATCTACCTCAGCTACTGGCTCGACGCGGCGTCCGGCGGGCTCGTCGTCGTCGTGCAGGGCGCGGCGTTCACGCTCGTCTACCTGTTCGCCCCGCGCCACGGCCTGCTCGGCAAGTACCTCACGACCAGGAGGCAGACGGTCCCCGTGGGGTGA
- a CDS encoding CARDB domain-containing protein — translation MRIPWKHTVVAVAAAALVAPLGMATVAHAVVANLAVGKSIVASSVTQSYVASNANDGNANTYWEGAGNQYPSHLTVDLGGAAALERVVVTLPPPAAWATRTQTFSVQGRSDGETAYRTLAASAARTFNPATGNQVEIPVTGEVDEVRLAFTANTGAANGQVSELQVWGELTGGGPVDPPDPTGTNYAQGRPAVASSTEWTYVAGNAVDGQAGTYWEGGGGQYPSTLDVALAAPTQLSSVRVRLNPDGAWGPRTQTFAVQGRTGTGAWQDLRASAAHAFAPATGNLVDIPVTGTVSDVRLRFTANTGAGNGQVAELEVYGAPAPGPNLTVTAVTTSPASPTATTPITVTATVRNSGDLASVATSVEARIAGTAAGTANVGALQPGASAQVQVAVGTRPAGQHTVGAVVDPANTVAEQNESDNSFTATEPLVVGEAPGPDLEIVSVSSSPASPAVGSAVSFSVQVRNRGNQAVAAGSVTRVVAGSTTLNGTTPAIAAGATVRVTPSGTWTATNGGVTATATVDATGVVNETNETNNTRTLAVTVGRGAAVPYTSYEAEDGSHNGTLLQADALRTFGHTNFASESSGRESVRLNSTGQYVQFTSTNQTNSIVVRNSIPDAAGGGGQTDTISLYANGQFVQRLTLSSRHSWLYGTTDDPEGLTNTPGGDARRLFDESHALLSQSYPAGTVFRLQRDAADDAAFYVIDLIELEQVAPAASQPANCTSITQYGAIPNDGLEDTAAIQAAVTADQNGDIACVWIPAGQWRQEKKILTDDPLNRGTHNQVGISDVTIRGAGMWHSQLYSLIEPQNAPGMINHPHEGNFGFDIDDNVQISDIAIFGSGTIRGNNGQQEGGVGLNGRFGQNTNITNVWIEHANVGVWVGRDYTNIPELWGPGDGLQFSGMRIRNTYADGINFTNGTRNSTVVNSTFRTTGDDALAVWASTYVRDTNVDVGHSNTFRNNTVQLPWRANGIAIYGGYGNSIQNNLIYDTANYPGIMLATDHSPLPFSGTTLIANNGLYRTGGAFWNEDQEFGAITLFPQGHPIVGVTIRDTDIYDSTYDGIQFKTGGGNMPDVRITNVRIDGSNNGSGILAMGGARGNAILSNVTITNSGQGNIDIEPGSQFTITGQ, via the coding sequence ATGAGAATCCCCTGGAAGCACACGGTCGTGGCGGTAGCCGCGGCGGCGCTGGTCGCGCCGCTCGGCATGGCTACCGTCGCGCATGCCGTCGTCGCCAACCTCGCGGTCGGCAAGTCGATCGTGGCGTCGTCGGTGACGCAGAGCTATGTCGCGAGCAACGCGAACGACGGCAACGCGAACACCTACTGGGAGGGCGCGGGCAACCAGTACCCGTCGCACCTCACCGTCGACCTCGGCGGGGCGGCCGCCCTCGAGCGGGTCGTCGTCACGCTGCCGCCGCCCGCCGCGTGGGCGACGCGCACGCAGACGTTCAGCGTGCAGGGCCGGTCCGACGGCGAGACCGCCTACCGGACGCTCGCAGCCTCGGCGGCCCGCACCTTCAACCCCGCGACCGGCAACCAGGTCGAGATCCCGGTCACCGGGGAGGTCGACGAGGTCCGCCTCGCCTTCACCGCCAACACCGGAGCGGCCAACGGCCAGGTCTCCGAGCTGCAGGTGTGGGGCGAGCTCACGGGCGGCGGCCCGGTCGACCCGCCCGACCCGACCGGCACCAACTACGCGCAGGGCCGCCCGGCCGTGGCGTCGTCTACCGAGTGGACCTATGTCGCCGGCAACGCGGTGGACGGTCAGGCCGGGACGTACTGGGAGGGCGGCGGCGGGCAGTACCCGTCGACGCTCGACGTCGCGCTGGCCGCGCCGACCCAGCTCAGCAGCGTGCGCGTGCGGCTCAACCCTGACGGCGCATGGGGTCCGCGCACGCAGACCTTCGCCGTCCAGGGCCGCACCGGAACGGGCGCCTGGCAGGACCTGCGGGCCTCGGCCGCGCACGCGTTCGCACCCGCGACCGGCAACCTCGTGGACATCCCCGTGACGGGGACGGTCAGCGACGTGCGCCTGCGCTTCACGGCCAACACCGGCGCCGGCAACGGCCAGGTCGCCGAGCTCGAGGTCTACGGCGCCCCGGCGCCGGGCCCCAACCTCACGGTCACCGCGGTGACCACGTCCCCGGCCTCGCCCACGGCGACGACCCCCATCACGGTCACGGCGACCGTGCGGAACTCGGGCGACCTGGCGTCTGTGGCCACGTCGGTGGAAGCGCGGATCGCCGGCACGGCCGCGGGTACCGCGAACGTCGGGGCCCTGCAGCCGGGCGCCAGCGCCCAGGTCCAGGTAGCGGTAGGTACCCGTCCGGCGGGGCAGCACACCGTCGGCGCGGTGGTTGACCCGGCGAACACGGTGGCCGAGCAGAACGAGTCCGACAACTCGTTCACGGCGACCGAGCCGCTCGTCGTCGGCGAGGCGCCCGGACCGGACCTCGAGATCGTCTCGGTGTCCTCCAGCCCGGCCAGCCCCGCCGTCGGCTCCGCGGTGTCCTTCTCGGTCCAGGTGCGCAACCGCGGCAACCAGGCGGTCGCGGCCGGCTCCGTGACCCGGGTCGTGGCGGGATCGACCACCCTGAACGGCACAACCCCGGCGATCGCCGCGGGCGCCACCGTCAGGGTCACCCCGTCCGGCACGTGGACCGCGACGAACGGCGGGGTCACAGCGACCGCGACGGTAGACGCGACCGGCGTCGTCAACGAGACCAACGAGACCAACAACACGCGCACGCTGGCCGTGACCGTGGGCCGCGGTGCCGCCGTCCCGTACACGAGCTACGAGGCCGAGGACGGCTCGCACAACGGCACGCTCCTGCAGGCCGACGCGCTGCGCACGTTCGGGCACACCAACTTCGCCTCCGAGTCGTCGGGTCGCGAGTCGGTGCGGCTGAACAGCACTGGCCAGTACGTGCAGTTCACCTCCACCAACCAGACCAACTCGATAGTCGTGCGCAACTCCATCCCCGACGCCGCGGGCGGCGGGGGCCAGACGGACACGATCAGCCTGTACGCGAACGGCCAGTTCGTGCAGCGGCTGACACTGTCGTCCAGGCACTCGTGGCTGTACGGGACCACCGACGACCCCGAGGGCCTGACCAACACCCCGGGCGGTGACGCACGCCGGCTCTTCGACGAGTCGCACGCGCTGCTGAGCCAGTCGTACCCGGCGGGCACGGTGTTCCGGCTCCAGCGTGACGCCGCAGACGACGCGGCGTTCTACGTCATCGACCTGATCGAGCTGGAGCAGGTCGCACCCGCGGCCAGCCAGCCCGCCAACTGCACCTCGATCACCCAGTACGGGGCCATCCCCAACGACGGGCTCGAGGACACCGCGGCCATCCAGGCAGCGGTCACCGCCGACCAGAACGGGGACATCGCCTGCGTGTGGATCCCGGCAGGGCAGTGGCGCCAGGAGAAGAAGATCCTCACTGACGACCCGCTCAACCGCGGCACACACAACCAGGTGGGCATCAGCGACGTCACGATCCGCGGTGCGGGCATGTGGCACTCGCAGCTCTACAGCCTCATCGAGCCGCAGAACGCCCCGGGCATGATCAACCACCCGCACGAGGGCAACTTCGGGTTCGACATCGACGACAACGTCCAGATCTCCGACATCGCGATCTTCGGCTCCGGCACGATCCGCGGCAACAACGGGCAGCAGGAGGGCGGCGTCGGCCTCAACGGCCGGTTCGGCCAGAACACGAACATCACCAACGTCTGGATCGAGCACGCGAACGTCGGCGTGTGGGTCGGCCGCGACTACACCAACATCCCCGAGCTGTGGGGACCCGGCGACGGCCTCCAGTTCTCCGGCATGCGCATCCGCAACACCTACGCGGACGGCATCAACTTCACCAACGGGACGCGCAACTCGACCGTCGTGAACTCGACGTTCCGCACCACGGGCGACGACGCGCTGGCCGTCTGGGCCAGCACGTACGTCCGGGACACGAACGTCGACGTCGGGCACAGCAACACGTTCCGCAACAACACGGTGCAGCTACCGTGGCGCGCCAACGGCATCGCCATCTACGGCGGCTACGGCAACTCCATCCAGAACAACCTGATCTACGACACCGCCAACTACCCAGGCATCATGCTGGCGACCGACCACTCCCCGCTGCCGTTCTCGGGGACCACGCTCATCGCCAACAACGGCCTGTACCGCACGGGCGGGGCGTTCTGGAACGAGGACCAGGAGTTCGGGGCGATCACGCTCTTCCCGCAGGGGCACCCGATCGTCGGCGTCACCATCCGTGACACGGACATCTACGACTCCACCTACGACGGCATCCAGTTCAAGACCGGCGGCGGGAACATGCCCGACGTGCGGATCACGAACGTGCGGATCGACGGGTCCAACAACGGGTCCGGCATCCTCGCGATGGGCGGCGCTCGCGGTAACGCCATCCTGTCGAACGTGACCATCACCAACTCCGGGCAGGGCAACATCGACATCGAGCCTGGCTCGCAGTTCACCATCACCGGCCAGTAG
- a CDS encoding PaaI family thioesterase, with protein sequence MNQPWTITLGALDEKLGIKVLEQSTQRVVATMPVAGNTQSLNRLHGGATAAFAEALGSWCALIHASTTGRVCAGVDLNITHHRGATEGMLTGTATPVHLGRTITSHEIVVTDDQGRRICTARITNQLFEPR encoded by the coding sequence ATGAATCAACCGTGGACGATCACGCTGGGCGCCCTCGACGAGAAGCTGGGCATCAAGGTCCTGGAGCAGTCGACGCAGCGCGTCGTGGCGACCATGCCGGTGGCGGGCAACACGCAGTCGCTGAACCGGCTGCACGGAGGGGCGACCGCCGCATTCGCCGAGGCCCTGGGGTCCTGGTGCGCACTGATCCACGCGAGCACCACGGGCCGGGTGTGCGCCGGCGTCGACCTCAACATCACGCACCACCGCGGCGCGACCGAGGGGATGCTGACCGGTACCGCGACCCCCGTGCACCTCGGCCGCACGATCACCTCGCACGAGATCGTCGTGACCGACGACCAGGGGCGGCGGATCTGCACCGCACGCATCACGAACCAGCTGTTCGAACCCCGCTAG
- a CDS encoding enoyl-CoA hydratase/isomerase family protein, with translation MITLTIDDDVAEVVLDAPGKLNSLDESALAELDDAYVRAEAAGVRALLLRGEGRAFCAGRDISAVKPETDDALGYLRDRVTPVLQRMAAFPAPTFAAAQGACLGVGLGLLIATDVVYVADNAKIGSPFANLGATLDSGGHALFFERLGAHRTLDLIYTAELMSGADAVASGLFSRAVPAEELLPFTRERVEKAARGATNTFRASKRLVTELRDERVAFWASVAHENEAQGDLCLTEDYREGFAAFQEKRAPKFTGHATAGD, from the coding sequence ATGATCACACTGACCATCGACGACGACGTCGCGGAGGTAGTGCTCGACGCTCCAGGCAAGCTCAACTCGCTGGACGAGTCGGCGCTGGCAGAGCTGGACGACGCCTACGTGCGCGCCGAGGCGGCCGGCGTGCGGGCCCTGCTCCTGCGCGGAGAGGGCCGGGCGTTCTGCGCCGGCCGGGACATCTCCGCGGTCAAGCCCGAGACCGACGACGCGCTGGGTTACCTCCGGGATCGCGTGACGCCGGTACTGCAGCGGATGGCCGCCTTCCCGGCACCGACGTTCGCGGCGGCGCAGGGCGCGTGCCTGGGGGTCGGGCTCGGCCTGCTCATCGCCACCGACGTCGTGTACGTCGCCGACAACGCCAAGATCGGGTCGCCGTTCGCGAACCTCGGCGCGACGCTCGACTCCGGCGGGCACGCGCTCTTCTTCGAACGCCTGGGCGCGCACCGCACGCTCGACCTCATCTACACGGCCGAGCTGATGAGCGGGGCGGACGCGGTGGCCTCCGGCCTGTTCTCGCGCGCCGTGCCGGCCGAGGAGCTGCTCCCCTTCACGCGGGAGCGCGTCGAGAAGGCCGCCCGCGGCGCGACGAACACCTTCCGGGCCTCCAAGCGCCTGGTCACGGAGCTGCGCGACGAACGTGTGGCGTTCTGGGCGTCCGTGGCTCACGAGAACGAGGCGCAGGGCGACCTGTGCCTGACGGAGGACTACCGGGAGGGCTTCGCGGCCTTCCAGGAAAAGCGCGCCCCGAAGTTCACGGGACACGCCACCGCCGGCGACTGA
- a CDS encoding dihydrolipoamide acetyltransferase family protein yields MTSGTASRTTSGPTSGPTSAATGQTFLLPDLGEGLTEAEVMQWLVAEGDVVAVDQPVVEVETAKSVVEVPSPYAGRVAVLHAAEGQVLEVGKPLITITADGAVGPEPQIEPAPGGVVAAAETYRAEEQAGSGNVLIGYGTSAGPGPGRRRRPRAARPVALVGAGPTAPVSAGLTPPVGPDPTAPGGAGSTATLAPQNPPVKVVSPIVRRLARDAGLDLREIRPTGAGGVVTRSDVLAAAVSTLPAAGPDATPAVVPAPVPAVAAPNVPGEQRIPLSGFRKAASKVLSRSRAEIPEATVWVDVDATPLWDLREAARTPTDPGPGLLAYLARFVVAGLKEYPVLNSRLDVERDEIVMPSAINLGVAVQGEHGLVVPAVLGAGSKTTAELDVALRDLVARARVGKATPEEQAAGTFTLNNYGGFRVDGSAAIINHPQVAIMGFGRIIDRPWVVDGQIVPRKITQMSFVFDHRVCDGGTAAGFMRSVADAIENPAAAIPRL; encoded by the coding sequence ATGACCAGCGGCACGGCCAGCCGAACGACCAGCGGCCCGACCAGCGGCCCGACCAGCGCAGCGACCGGGCAGACCTTTCTCCTGCCCGACCTCGGCGAGGGCCTGACCGAGGCCGAGGTGATGCAGTGGCTCGTCGCCGAGGGTGACGTCGTCGCCGTCGACCAGCCGGTGGTGGAGGTCGAGACGGCCAAGTCCGTGGTCGAGGTGCCCAGCCCGTACGCGGGCCGGGTCGCCGTGCTGCACGCCGCCGAGGGGCAGGTACTTGAGGTCGGCAAGCCGCTGATCACCATCACCGCCGACGGCGCCGTTGGGCCCGAGCCGCAGATCGAGCCCGCACCGGGCGGAGTCGTGGCCGCCGCCGAGACCTACCGCGCGGAGGAGCAGGCCGGCTCCGGCAACGTGCTCATCGGTTATGGCACCTCGGCAGGTCCCGGTCCGGGCCGACGACGCCGGCCCCGCGCTGCCCGGCCGGTCGCACTCGTAGGGGCCGGACCGACCGCGCCTGTGAGTGCCGGACTGACGCCGCCCGTCGGTCCGGACCCGACAGCACCCGGGGGCGCTGGATCCACCGCGACCTTGGCCCCGCAGAATCCGCCGGTGAAGGTGGTCTCCCCGATCGTCCGCAGGCTTGCGCGGGACGCAGGGCTGGACCTGCGGGAGATCCGGCCGACCGGAGCCGGCGGGGTTGTCACCAGGTCCGACGTGCTGGCCGCCGCCGTGAGCACGCTGCCGGCCGCTGGGCCCGATGCGACTCCCGCCGTCGTACCGGCTCCGGTTCCCGCAGTCGCTGCGCCGAACGTTCCCGGCGAGCAGCGCATCCCGCTCAGCGGGTTCCGGAAGGCAGCCTCCAAGGTGCTGTCGCGGAGCCGCGCGGAGATCCCGGAGGCGACCGTCTGGGTCGACGTCGACGCAACGCCGCTGTGGGACCTGCGCGAGGCCGCCCGCACGCCCACCGATCCGGGGCCGGGGCTGCTCGCCTACCTCGCCCGGTTCGTCGTCGCGGGCCTCAAGGAGTACCCGGTGCTCAACTCGCGCCTCGACGTCGAACGCGACGAGATAGTCATGCCCAGCGCCATCAACCTGGGCGTGGCCGTCCAGGGTGAGCACGGGCTGGTCGTCCCGGCGGTGCTCGGCGCGGGCTCGAAGACCACCGCCGAGCTCGACGTCGCCCTCCGCGACCTCGTCGCGCGCGCTCGCGTCGGGAAGGCGACGCCCGAGGAGCAGGCGGCGGGAACGTTCACGCTGAACAACTACGGCGGGTTCCGGGTCGACGGCAGCGCGGCGATCATCAACCACCCGCAGGTCGCGATCATGGGCTTCGGCCGCATCATCGACCGGCCGTGGGTCGTCGACGGCCAGATCGTGCCGCGCAAGATCACCCAGATGTCCTTCGTGTTCGACCACCGGGTCTGCGACGGCGGCACGGCGGCAGGCTTCATGCGCTCGGTAGCCGACGCGATAGAAAACCCGGCAGCAGCCATACCTCGCCTCTGA